The Drosophila teissieri strain GT53w chromosome X, Prin_Dtei_1.1, whole genome shotgun sequence genome has a segment encoding these proteins:
- the LOC122624834 gene encoding protein sisterless A, translating to MERSHLYLPTLSYAAMGHVYAPYHGSSSPALSAVSSSSSKPEQIEELVSQQLHHLKMHYADEEQRYVDQMLLENPIVVERRAPPPLKTEIAMERGSGSGSGSGSGSEVKDAQRQRAESCRKSRYNNKIKKAKLRFRHKFVSGQLKKSAVMLDTMRDVIAQAERQLLERGFPAATLERMRATFGLEMEQ from the coding sequence ATGGAACGGAGTCATCTATACTTGCCTACCTTGAGCTATGCGGCCATGGGtcacgtatacgccccgtATCACGGGAGCAGCTCACCCGCTTTATCAGCAGtatcgtcgtcatcatcgaAGCCGGAGCAGATCGAGGAGCTGGTGTCCCAGCAGCTGCATCACCTCAAGATGCACTACGCCGACGAGGAGCAACGCTATGTGGACCAGATGCTCCTGGAGAATCCCATTGTTGTGGAGCGCCGCGCACCGCCGCCGCTGAAAACGGAGATCGCCATGGAACGGGGATCGGGTTCCGGGTCAGGTTCCGGCTCTGGATCGGAGGTGAAGGATGCCCAGCGCCAGAGGGCCGAGTCCTGTCGCAAGTCCCGCTACAACAACAAGATCAAGAAGGCCAAGCTGCGCTTCCGGCACAAATTCGTCAGCGGGCAGCTGAAGAAGAGCGCCGTCATGTTGGACACGATGCGGGATGTGATAGCGCAGGCGGAGAGGCAGCTACTCGAGCGGGGCTTCCCCGCCGCCACCCTCGAGCGCATGCGTGCCACCTTTGGCCTGGAAATGGAGCAGTGA
- the LOC122625190 gene encoding protein BUD31 homolog → MPKVRRSRKPPPDGWELIEPTLEELEQKMREAETEPHEGKRITESLWPIFKIHHQKTRYIYDLFYRRKAISRELYDYCLKEKIADGNLIAKWKKSGYENLCCLRCIQTRDTNFGTNCICRVPKSKLEEGRIVECVHCGCRGCSG, encoded by the exons ATGCCCAAGGTGCGCCGCAGTCGCAAACCGCCGCCAGATGGTTGGGAGCTAATCGAACCAACCCTCGAAGAGCTGGAGCAGAAAATGCGCGAGG CCGAAACGGAACCGCATGAAGGCAAACGAATTACGGAATCCCTGTGGCCCATTTTCAAGATCCACCACCAGAAGACGCGCTACATCTACGATCTATTCTATCGCCGAAAAGCCATCAGCCGGGAATTATACGACTACTGTCTGAAGGAGAAGATCGCCGATGGCAATCTAATTGCCAAGTGGAAGAAGTCCGGCTACGAGAACCTCTGCTGTCTGCGCTGCATTCAAACGAGGGACACTAATTTCGGCACGAACTGCATCTGCCGGGTGCCCAAATCCAAACTGGAGGAGGGTCGCATCGTTGAGTGTGTCCACTGTGGATGTCGTGGCTGTTCCGGTTAA
- the LOC122624925 gene encoding uncharacterized protein LOC122624925: protein MAVLGPLFLLFMLDKTPNLTQLDGLLVEPTRDLHQLELWLRAGHDHRDEENPYVRWFLHRTEMPLSIVTYQENRFWMDVPFGGKNLVLVMSLDLLLTNRGAAAPIQKASTFFYILADQDKDLSHAEQLRLEGSCRELWMQHKIYNRFFLTRDGIWIYDPFKRRDSAFGRLVRYYGSETLDKLLFRDMAGYPLRIQMFKSVYTRPEFDAKSGLLTSVTGVDFQVAQMLRERLNFTMLLQQPEKNYFGERYANGSYNGAIGSIINDGLDICLTGFFVKDYLVQQYMDFTVAVYDDELCIYVPKASRIPQSILPIFAVGYDIWLGFVLTAFACALIWLTLRLINLKLRIVSLGNQHLLRQAVGIVVDTWVVWVRLNLSHLPASYAERMFIGTLCLVSVIFGAIFESSLATVYIHPLYYRDINTMQELDESGLRVVYKYSSMADDLFFSETSPLFASLNNKLSWNRDLRADVIDEVAKFRNKAGVSRYTSLILESSRFTLLHQIWVVPECPKYYTISYVMPRDSPWEDAINALLLRFLNAGLIVKWIQDEKTRVDIKLRLSILQADAESELVRVLTIGDLQLAFYVVIGGNLLAFLGFLGEHFSRKFQKKEL from the exons ATGGCGGTGCTTGGGccgcttttcctgctcttCATGCTGGACAAAACCCCGAACTTGACCCAGTTGGATGGCCTGCTGGTGGAGCCCACCAGGGATTTGCACCAGCTGGAACTTTGGCTGCGCGCGGGTCACGACCATCGGGACGAGGAGAATCCCTATGTCCGCTGGTTTCTGCATCGTACGGAAATGCCGCTGAGCATCGTCACATACCAGGAAAATCGCTTTTGGATGGACGTTCCTTTTGGTGGGAAAAATCTAGTGCTGGTGATGAGTCTAGATCTACTTTTGACCAATCGCGGAGCCGCAGCACCGATTCAGAAGGCTAGTACTTTCTTCTACATCCTGGCGGATCAGGACAAGGACCTGTCCCACGCTGAGCAACTGCGTCTGGAGGGCAGCTGTCGAGAGTTGTGGATGCAGCACAAGATCTACAATCGCTTTTTCCTAACCAGAGACGGCATTTGGATCTATGATCCCTTCAAGCGACGCGATTCCGCCTTTGGACGTTTGGTGCGATATTACGGATCGGAGACCCTGGATAAACTGCTCTTCCGCGACATGGCTGGTTATCCACTGCGGATTCAGATGTTCAAGTCCGTCTACACTCGTCCGGAATTCGATGCCAAATCCGGTTTGCTGACGAGCGTCACTGGCGTGGACTTCCAGGTGGCCCAAATGCTCAGGGAGCGATTGAACTTCACCATGCTACTGCAGCAGCCGGAAAAGAACTATTTTGG TGAACGCTATGCAAATGGGAGCTACAACGGCGCCATAGGCTCGATCATCAACGATGGCCTGGACATTTGCCTCACGGGATTCTTCGTCAAGGATTACCTGGTGCAGCAGTACATGGACTTCACAGTGGCCGTTTACGACGACGAGTTGTGCATATATGTGCCGAAAGCCAGTCGCATACCGCAATCGATACTGCCCATATTCGCAGTGGGCTATGATATTTGGCTGGGATTCGTGCTGACCGCATTTGCTTGTGCTCTGATTTGGCTAACACTGAGATTGATTAATCTGAAACTGAGGATAGTCAGTCTGGGCAATCAGCATCTTTTGCGACAGGCAGTGGGCATTGTAGTCGATACATGGGTGGTTTGGGTGCGACTCAATCTGAGTCACTTGCCAGCGAGCTATGCCGAAAGGATGTTCATTGGTACCCTCTGCTTGGTGAGCGTGATTTTTGGCGCCATTTTCGAGTCGAGTTTGGCCACGGTGTACATACATCCATTGTACTATAGGGATATAAATACCATGCAGGAGTTGGATGAAAGTGGCTTGAGGGTGGTGTACAAATACTCCTCCATGGCGGATGATCTGTTCTTCAGCGAAACATCGCCATTGTTCGCCAGTCTCAATAATAAACTCAGCTGGAATCGAGATTTACGTGCGGATGTCATCGATGAGGTGGCCAAGTTTAGGAACAAGGCTGGCGTCTCCAGATACACCTCCTTGATATTGGAATCATCGCGATTCACGCTGCTCCATCAGATTTGGGTGGTTCCCGAGTGCCCCAAGTATTATACCATCTCGTATGTGATGCCCCGGGATTCTCCATGGGAAGATGCCATTAATGCGCTGCTGTTGAGATTCCTGAATGCTGGACTGATTGTCAAATGGATTCAGGACGAGAAGACCAGGGTGGATATCAAATTGAGATTGAGCATCCTTCAGGCGGATGCCGAATCTGAGCTGGTGAGGGTCCTAACTATTGGCGATCTGCAGTTGGCCTTCTACGTGGTCATTGGTGGCAATTTGTTGGCGTTTCTCGGCTTTCTCGGCGAACATTTCAGCAGAAAATTCCAAAAGAAAGAGTTATag